A genome region from Pygocentrus nattereri isolate fPygNat1 chromosome 6, fPygNat1.pri, whole genome shotgun sequence includes the following:
- the si:ch211-67e16.11 gene encoding uncharacterized protein si:ch211-67e16.11, translating to MHVPGPAVCRQSERHTPQHPPPLLPFPFSLLPLFTGTQRLWDGVTVADHFPSGCCRAPFHVPSNEEGACILPACRASTPALVSFKSQQADPNGRGLDVSGHHIVSLPESMKLRSVCVSLLVFALLAGQHGGSRVRLARLDRWVKAAFQYVKLSLCRRVSLPEGECSRLAHLRLPGVVVYVSESSQDKVLAILPDSQFTVSPAADEAGANRELFPGASAHDAVLVLDPSPEESFGHPVVLFYVDFNVTKKRCGHMDGIYLGEECLTLVLKTRCQNQLKRRRSRSDRMVGRARFRRSTVSRAGRMERSSGLCEIHFLPLVVGVRDSNRTQRLRCVDHPEFARCPQPLPQTRPSVPISSCELNKNTRRCHQQPLATHLSCRLYQTCDHAVLLSGGWQEQITYQRHVQNLLLFYRMLRNNGFHKDHIKTFFAGNGQVAAKEAEGMYPATEKEVIRNHISYVCRKQHCADSLVLYLNSPTRNDGTMLLWDRNNNGIADLKERYTVGELLADLAGCRASRVLLFVEQSYSSVLSKRLKSSLKHLNVVLLNGLPWVDTAQFWASLRPSHCLIDHLSKSAVMPRVGDGAASLLNVTLAGAPCNATPPLTEAEMRKEYMGCQNLPTALWHQGRRKPDDSERN from the exons ATGCATGTACCTGGTCCTGCTGTCTGCAGGCAGAGTGAGCGGCAcaccccccaacaccccccacccctcctcccaTTCCCATTCTCCCTCCTTCCTCTGTTTACCGGCACGCAGCGCCTGTGGGATGGAGTTACAGTTGCAGATCACTTTCCATCTGGATGCTGCCGCGCGCCCTTTCATGTCCCGTCTAATGAAGAGGGGGCTTGCATCCTCCCAGCCTGCCGAGCGTCCACTCCAGCTTTGGTGAGTTTTAAATCCCAGCAGGCTGATCCAAACGGGCGAGGGCTGGACGTTAGTGGCCACCACATCGTTAGTCTCCCCGAAAGCATGAAGTTGCGCTCCGTGTGCGTTTCCCTGCTGGTCTTCGCGCTGCTGGCCGGTCAGCACGGCGGGTCCCGGGTCAGGCTGGCCCGGCTGGACCGCTGGGTGAAGGCTGCCTTCCAATACGTGAAGTTGAGCCTGTGCCGCAGGGTCAGTCTGCCGGAGGGCGAGTGCTCGAGGCTGGCCCACCTCCGCCTGCCCGGCGTGGTGGTCTACGTGTCCGAGTCGAGCCAGGACAAAGTGCTGGCCATCCTGCCGGACTCCCAGTTCACCGTGAGCCCTGCGGCGGACGAGGCCGGGGCTAATCGGGAGCTTTTCCCCGGCGCCAGCGCGCACGACGCTGTGCTCGTGCTGGACCCCAGTCCCGAAGAAAGCTTCGGACACCCCGTGGTGCTCTTCTACGTGGACTTTAACGTGACAAAGAAAAGATGCGGCCACATGGACGGGATTTATTTGG GAGAGGAGTGTCTGACATTGGTCCTGAAAACTCGCTGCCAGAACCAGCTAAAAAGGAGACGGAGCCGCAGTGACCGTATGGTGGGGCGAGCACGGTTCCGCAGGAGCACAGTGTCCAGAGCGGGCCGCATGGAGCGCAGCAGTGGCCTCTGTGAGATCCATTTCCTGCCCCTAGTGGTGGGAGTGAGGGATAGCAACCGAACCCAGCGTCTACGCTGCGTGG ATCATCCAGAATTTGCCAGATGCCCACAGCCCTTACCTCAAACCAGGCCAAGTGTTCCTATCTCCAGTTGCGAACTCAATAAAAACACCCGCCGGTGCCACCAGCAGCCTCTAGCCACACACCTCTCCTGTCGCCTTTACCAGACCTGCGACCATGCAGTCCTGCTatcag GTGGCTGGCAGGAACAGATTACATACCAGCGCCATGTGCAGAACCTGCTGCTCTTCTACCGGATGCTGAGGAACAATGGCTTCCATAAGGACCACATAAAAACATTCTTTGCTGGAAATGGACAGGTAGCAG CTAAAGAAGCAGAAGGGATGTATCCAGCCACAGAGAAGGAGGTGATCAGAAACCACATCTCCTACGTCTGCCGCAAGCAGCACTGTGCAGACTCCCTGGTCCTCTACTTGAACAGTCCCACCCGCAATGATGGAACCATGCTGCTATGGGATCGCAACAACAATGGCATT GCGGATCTGAAGGAGCGCTACACAGTGGGGGAGCTGCTGGCTGACCTGGCAGGCTGCAGGGCCAGTCGAGTGCTGCTCTTTGTAGAGCAAAGCTACTCCTCTGTCCTCAGTAAGAGACTGAAGAGCTCCCTGAAACACCTCAATGTGGTGTTGCTCAACGGCTTGCCCTGGGTGGACACGGCTCAGTTCTGGGCCTCTCTGCGTCCATCCCACTGCCTCATAGACCATCTCAGTAAG AGCGCAGTAATGCCTCGCGTGGGCGACGGTGCAGCGAGCCTACTGAATGTTACACTGGCTGGGGCTCCCTGTAATGCTACGCCTCCTCTCACTGAGGCAGAGATGAGGAAGGAGTACATGGGCTGCCAGAACCTGCCCACAGCCTTATGGCACCAGGGCCGCCGCAAGCCTGATGATAGTGAGAGGAACTGA